In Rutidosis leptorrhynchoides isolate AG116_Rl617_1_P2 chromosome 2, CSIRO_AGI_Rlap_v1, whole genome shotgun sequence, one genomic interval encodes:
- the LOC139890265 gene encoding uncharacterized protein has translation MRMKKVLTAEEIAGISFRKQDVDKQLEQAAASEHVEESPAESGNKRKAAGTSEAQKKKKKTPKQLEDMRNDNFVAIEPRSADLPPPINEHVEETQPTTPRVNPELQATATSKDKAISVESESTLPPPQGSFRVANLRQLCQSSAENAAEHLYDVALRKEVELGLLQAGVDQAKKDRDAAEEARKAVELTAAETKTSLIQERKKNQELVGAVDQAKGETERVRLELEKVTRERDDAVTNRELAEADMTMLRTSLPAIAQKVLAMD, from the exons atgaggatgaagaaggtgcttaccgcggaggagattgctgggatctctttccgcaagcaggatgtggacaaacagctagagcaggcagctgctagcgaacatgtggaggaatcgccggcggagtcaggcaataaacgcaaggcggctgggacgtccgaggctcagaagaagaagaagaagactcctaagcagctggaggatatgcgcaacgacaattttgttgccatcgagccgcggtccgcagacctacctccccccattaatg agcatgtggaggagacgcagccaacaacaccgcgggtcaaccccgagctgcaggccactgccacatccaaagacaaggcgatctccgtcgagtctgagtctacattacctcctccgcaaggcagcttccgtgttgccaacctccgccaactttgccagtcctccgcagaaaatgctgcggagca CCTATACGATGTTGCACTGCGCAAAGAGGTGGAGTTGGGTTTGCTGCAGGCGGGTGTTGATCAGGCAAAGAAGGACAGGGACGCTGCTGAGGAGGCCCGCAAAGCTGTTGAATTGACTGCGGCCGAAACCAAGACCTCCTTGattcaagaaagaaaaaagaaCCAAGAGCTTGTGGGTGCGGTTGATCAGGCAAAGGGGGAAACTGAGCGAGTGAGGCTGGAGTTGGAAAAGGTCACGAGGGAGAGGGACGATGCGGTTACCAACCGCGAGCTGGCCGAGGCAGATATGACAATGCTGCGCACTTCACTTCCCGCAATTGCGcagaaa gTGTTAGCGATGGATTAA